From Syngnathus scovelli strain Florida chromosome 14, RoL_Ssco_1.2, whole genome shotgun sequence, one genomic window encodes:
- the LOC137839583 gene encoding janus kinase and microtubule-interacting protein 3-like: MSKRAPAGRVKAERTDAFQAANDELRAKLMDVQLELQQEKNKVSCLERERSQDLRAEHHRATAAMTELKSKLHEEKQKELAVTRETLLRQHEMELMRVIKIKDGEIQRVNALVLSLRDGSMDKVIRSIRV, translated from the exons atgtccaaacgagctccggcagggcgggtcaaggcggagcgaacggacgcctttcaggccgccaatgacgagctgagagccaaactgatggacgtccagttagaacttcagcaggagaagaacaag gtcagctgtctggagagagagagaagtcaggacctgcgggcggagcaccaccgtgccaccgccgccatgacggaactcaaaagcaaactccatgaggagaagcagaaagagttagccgttaccagggagacattactgcggcagcatgaaatggagctgatgagagtgatcaaaatcaaagatggagagatccagcgagtgaatgccttggtcctcagcctgagggacggctccatggacaaggtgatccgctcaatccgtgtctga
- the LOC125981358 gene encoding janus kinase and microtubule-interacting protein 3-like, translating to MGHYQSRVADLESALKQQGQNVKWAEEKQLLRQSNQQLAEKVRRMEAEEARLKEHIQDIRDQNELLEFRILELEVGRLAQAC from the exons atgggtcactatcaaagcagagtagcagatctggagtcagcgctgaagcaacaaggacag aatgtcaagtgggcggaggagaagcagctgctgcgtcagagcaatcagcagttggccgaaaag gtcaggcggatggaggcggaagaagcgcgtctgaaagagcacatccaggatatccgagaccaaaacgaactgcttgagttccgcatcctggagctggaggtgggaagactcgcacaagcgtgttga